The segment TGCGGCGCGCGCTGGTCGACATGCGGCCCGACCGCTTCGAGGACATCATCGCGCTGGTCGCGCTGTACCGCCCGGGCCCGATGGCGAACATCCCGACCTATTGCTCGCGCAAGCACGGCGACGAGGAGCCCGAATATCTGCATCCGGTGCTGGAGCCGATCCTGAAAGAGACGTTCGGCGTCATCATCTACCAGGAACAGGTGATGCAGATCGCGCAGGTGATGTCGGGCTATTCGCTCGGCGACGCCGACCTGCTGCGCCGCGCCATGGGCAAGAAGATCCGCGCCGAGATGGACAAGCAGCGCGACATCTTCGTCGCGGGCGCTGTGAAGAACGGCGTGCCGAAGGGGCAGGCCGAGACCATCTTCGAGCTTTTGGCAAAATTCGCCGACTACGGCTTCAACAAGAGCCACGCGGCGGCTTACGCGCTCGTGTCCTACCACACCGCCTATATGAAGGCGCATTATCCGGTGGAGTTCATCGCGGCGTCGATGACGCTTGATCTCAACAACACCGACAAGCTCTCCGAATTTCGCTCCGAGGCGCAGCGCCTCGGCATCAAGGTCGAGCCGCCGAACATCAATCGCTCGGGGGCGACCTTCGAGGTCGGCGACAAGACGATCTATTACGCGCTCGCCGCTCTGAAGGGCGTCGGCATCCAGGCGATCGACCAGATCATCGAGGAGCGCACCAAGAACGGGCTGTTCACCTCGCTTGCCGATTTTGCCGCGCGTGTCTCGCCGCGCGCGATCAACAAGCGCATCATCGAGAGCCTCGCTGCCGCCGGCGCCTTCGACACGCTGGAGCCGAACCGGGCCCGCGTCTTTGCCGGCGCGGATTCGATCCTCGCGGCGTGCCAGCGCGCGCATGAGGCCGCGACCATCGGTCAGAACGACATGTTCGGCAGCTCGGCCGACGCGCCGACCATCATGCTGCCGGCGATCGAGCCGTGGCTGCCGGCCGAGCGGCTGCGCCGCGAATACGACGCGATCGGCTTCTTCCTGTCGGGCCATCCGCTCGATGATTACGCCACCGTGCTGAAGCGGCTGCGGGTGCAGAGCTGGGCGGAATTTTCGCGCGCGGTGAAGACCGGCGCCACCGCCGGCAAGGTCGCGGCGACCGTGGTGTCGCGCATGGAGCGGCGCACCAAGACCGGCAACAAGATGGGCATCATGGGGCTGTCCGATCCGACCGGCCATTTCGAGGCGGTGCTGTTCTCCGAAGGCCTCGCGCAATATCGCGACGTGCTGGAACCGGGCGCCGCCGTGCTGCTCCAGCTCGGTGCCGAGCTTCAGGGGGAGGACGTCCGCGCCCGCGTGCTGCACGCCGAGCCGCTCGATGACGCCGCCGCCAAGACGCAGAAGGGCCTGCGCATCTTCCTGCGCGATACCAAGCCGCTGGATTCGATCGCCAAGCGTCTCGCCGGTCCCGAGATTGGGGCCTCGAACGGCGCCGCGCCAAAAATCGGCAGTCCGGGCTTGGCGCCGCGTTCCAATGGCGACGGCGAGGTCTCGCTGGTGCTGATGCTCGACCTCGAAACCGAGGTGGAGATGAAGCTCCCCGGCCGCTTCAAGGTCTCGCCGCAGATCGCCGGCGCGATCAAGGCGGTCGCGGGCGTGGTCGACGTGCAGCAGATCTAGCCGCCTTTGCGCATTGCGGTCCCGCGTTTTGTAAAGTTGTCATAACGGCTCGGTTGCAACCTTTCGCTGTTTCTGGCTAGCGTGCCCCGGGAAATGAAGTTTTGGGGGCATCTATGCTGAGACTGTGTTTGCTGCTGCTTGCCGTTGGTGCCGGGCTTGCGGGATGCGTGAGCGACCAGGTCGGAACCGACTTTGCTTCCGTGTCCCAAAAGATCGGTCCGCCGCGCGCGGGACAATCGCGGGTGGTCTTCTTGCAGGACAAGCGGCAAGGCCTGAGCATGGCGTTGTGCGCCTGCGAGGTGAAGCTCGACGGTACGCCGCTCGGCAAGGTCATCGCCGGAAAATATGCCTATGCCGATCGTCCGGCCGGCCGTCATGAATTGCTGGTCACCGAAGCGCTGTTCCCGGGCGACACCAAGCGCGAGATCGTGATGGAATCCGGCCGCACGCAGTTTTATCTGATCAAGAGCAGTCCCCGGCACGATGCCGCGACGGGCGGAGCGGTGCTCGGCGGCCTGATCGGGCTTGCAGCTGTTTCGGTCGCGACGGCGGGAGAGGCTAATCCGGGGCCGGCCGAGCTCGTTCCGCTCGACGAGGCGACCGCACGAACCAAGCTCGCCGAGCTGCAAGCCGTGGATTAAGATGCGGCGTGGCCGCTGCAGACATCATGCGAACGGCGGCTCGGAAGGGGAAACATGTGCGAAAAATGCGCTCGTGATGCCGCTGCCCAACGCGGGCCTTCGCGGAGATCGCTGATCCACCTGACCGTCTCCGCGCTCAGCCTGGCCGCCGTCGGCAGCGCTTTGGCCAAGGAAAGCAAGGCGCCGCCAAAACCGCAGAACGTGCTGTCGCCCGAGGCGTCGCTGAAGCGGCTGATGGAGGGCAATGCGCGCTATGTCGACGGCGTGACGCGGCGCCACGATTTCAAGCACGAGCGCGAAGCGCTCGCGGGCGGACAAAATCCGTTCGCGGCGGTGCTGAGCTGCGCCGACTCGCGCATCGCGCCGGAATATGCCTTCGACACCGGCCGCGGCGATCTCTTCGTCTGCCGCGTCGCCGGCAATTTTGCCGGCACCGAGACCATCGCCAGCCTCGAATACGCGGTCGCGGTTCTCAACGCGCCGCTGATCCTGGTGCTCGGCCATGATGCCTGCGGGGCCGTCGATGCGACGATAAAGGCGATCAAGGACAACAGCCCGCCGCCGGGACACATTCCTTCGCTGGTCGACGCGATTGCGCCTTCAGCCAAGGCTGCGATGCAGCAGGGTGGCGACGTCTTGGACAAGGCGATCCGGCAGAACGTGCTCGACAATGTCGCGAAGCTGAAATCGGCCGCGCCGATCCTCAATGCCGGCGTCGAGCAGGGCAAGCTGAAGGTCGTCGGCGGCATCTACCGGCTCACCACAGGCGCGGTCGACCTGGTCGCGCAAGCCTGAAGTTTGAAGGCCGAGGCCTCAAGGCTGAAGCTTATCTGGGCCTGACGCAAGACGTTGGGGCTGGCGGCACGCCACGTCGCCGCCTCAATCCGGGCCTTTCGTTCAAGTGCCGTTCAGCCGGCCGCGCCTCTGATGCGAGGTGATCACTCGACAACAATAACGGGCAAGCGAGCCATGCGCGGGACACCCAAGCTCTTCATCGCGTTCCTTCTGCCGATTCTGCTCCTTGCGATGGGCACGTTCGGCCCAGTGCGGGCGCAGCAGCCGGAGAAGCGCATCGCGCTCGTGGTCGGCAACGGCGCCTACGCCAAGTCGCCGCTGGCGACCACTGCGAACGACGCCGGCCTGATTGCGCAAACGCTGCAAGCGGCCGGCTTCGACGTGGTCGGCGCGCGCGATCTCGACGGCGATACGCTGCGCAAGAGCCTTCGCGACTTCATCCAGAAGGCGCAGGCCTCGGGCCCCGGCACCGTCGCGATGATCTATCTCGCCGGCTACGGCGTGCAGCTCGCCGGCGAGAATTATTTCATCCCGGTCGATTCCAACATCACCCGCGACACCGATGTTCCGACTGAAGGCTTGCGCCTCAGCGACTATCTCCGCCAGCTCGCGTCGATCCCGCTCAAGGCCAATATCGTCGTGCTCGATGCGGCGCGCGCGCAGCCCTTCATCGAGGGCGGCCAGGCGATCGCGAGCGGGCTTGCGCTGGTCGAGCCTGATCCGAACATGCTGATCGCCTTCAACGCGGCGCCCGGCACGGTGGCGCCCGAAGAGCCCGGGCCCTACGGCATCTACGCGCAGTCGCTCGCCGAAATGATCCGCACCGGCGGCCTGTCGCTGCCGGAGGTGTTCGACCGCGTTCGCCTGCGGGTCAACGAGGCCTCCAAGGGCGCGCAGGTGCCGTGGGACGAGCAGAAGGTCAGCTCGCAGTTCGCCTTCTTTGAGCGCGGGCCCGACGCGCCGCCGCCGCAGGCCGCACCCGACCAGGTCGCCGCGATCCGCAACAAGCCGATCCGCGATCTCGGCGCGCAGGATGCCTATGCAGCTGCGCTCGAGCGCGACACGCTGCCGGCCTATGAGGAGTTTCTCGCAGCCTATCCCGGCGATCCGCTGGCAAAACGCGTGGTGGCGATCGTGGCTGCGCGCCGCGAGGCGATCACGTGGCGGCGGACCTATCGGACCGATACGCCGGAAGCCTATTGGTCGTATCTGCACCGCTATCCGCGTGGCCCGCATGCGGGCGATGCGCGCCGGCGCCTCGCGATCCTCACTGCTCCGGTCGAGCCGCCGCCGGCCTTTGCGATGATCGACTATGACGTGCCGCCGCCGCCGCCGGAGGAGGTGGTCTATGTCGACCGTCCCGTGCTGCTGTTCGGCGATCCCGTGTTCGGCTTCGCGCCGCCACCGCCGCCGCCGGTCTATTATCTGCCGCCGCCGCCGCCCGACTTCATTGTGCTGCCGCCGCCGCTGCCGGTGGTCGGCCTGTTCGTGCTGCCGCAGCCGGTGTTCGTGCCGATCCCGCTGTTCGTCCGGCCGCCGCTCTATGTGGCGCCGCCGCCCAACAACATCATTTATCAGAACATCCACAACACCACGGTCATCAACACCGTGATCAACCAGGCGCCGGCCCCGCCGCCGGCCGGCAATGCCGCGGCTGCCGCGATCGTTGCGGCGAACGGGGCAGGCCGAGCCGGTGCGCTGACGCCGGTGCCCGGTGCCGTCAGGCAACAGGCAATGGCGATCCAAACCAATCCTGGTCAGCAGCTCAAGCCGAGCCAGGCCGCGTTCGTCAGCAACCCGACCGCCAAGCCGGCAGCGATGCAGGTGAAGCCGGTCAATGCCACATCGACCGCGGTCGCGCCGCCGCCGGCACCACCGGCCGGCCACGCGCTTCCGGTCCCGGGCACCCAGAACACGCCGCCCGCGCCGGCCGGTGCGGCGGGGCCGCAGCCAAACAAGCTCGCGCCGACGGCAACCGCGCCCGCCAATACCCTGCCGCAGGCCCATCCCAATGCGGCGATGGCGCCCGCCACCGCGACCGCCCCGGCTGGCGGCAGCCCAACGGCTGCGCCGACCTCCAAGCCGCCCGTGGCGGCGACGGCGCCCACGAGCGGGCCCTTGGAGCGCGCGAAAAAATCGACGGCGCATGAGCCGGCGACCACCGTGCCGTCGGTGACCCCGGCCGGCAAGCCGGCGGTAGCCTCGACCAGGCCGACTGTTCCGGTTTCGCCGCCACCGTCGGCTGCGCGGGAGCAGCTCAAGCCGCAGAATCAGCGAGTTACGCCGGCGCAGGCGGCAAAGCCTGCTCCGTCGGCGCGGCCTCAGGCGGTTGCGAGACCGCCGTCACCGCCACCCGCACGCGCGGCTGCCCCGCCGCCGCGGCCGGCGCCGGTTGCCGCCGCCCGGCCGTCCCCGCCGCCGGCAGCCCGACCGGCTCCGCCACCGCCGCCCCGGGTGGCCGCGGCGCCGCCGCGTCCGGCCGCTCCGCCGCCCCGCCCTGCGGCCCCGAAGAAATGCCCGCCGAACCAGCCCAAATGCTGAACGGCGCATCGGAACCCGTAGGAAGCCGGACCTAAAAGCAGGACTTGCGGAGGAGGGTGCCAAAACACCCTCTGGAGGCCCTTATTTCCTTGCTTCTGGCCGAAATGGCGCTATATAGCCGGCCATCTCACACGGAAGCATGGCTCACAAGGCCGTCCGGTGGCAGCCGGGGCGTCAACGCTCCGTCTTGCTCACACGCTTCCGGAGGAACCAACCGGAGAATTAGATCTATGGCGCTACCCGATTTCACTATGCGTCAGCTGCTCGAAGCTGGCGTGCACTTTGGTCACCAGTCTCACCGCTGGAATCCGAAAATGGCTCCGTTCATTTTCGGCACCCGCAACAACATCCACATCGTCGACCTTGCCCAGACCGTGCCGATGCTGCACGGCGCCTTGCAGGCCGTCAGCGACACGGTTGCCAAGGGCGGCCGCATCCTGTTCGTCGGCACCAAGCGCCAGGCGCAGGACGGCGTCGCCGACGCGGCCAAGCGCTGCGCGCAGTATTTCGTCAATTCGCGCTGGCTCGGCGGCACGCTGACCAACTGGAAGACGATCTCCGCCTCGATCAAGCGTCTGCGTCACCTCGACGAGGTGCTGGCCGGCGGCGAAGCCAGCTCCTACACCAAGAAGGAGCGCCTGACGCTCCAGCGCGAGCGCGACAAGCTCGACCGTTCGCTCGGCGGCATCAAGGACATGGGCGGCCTGCCCGACATGATCTTCGTGATCGACACCAACAAGGAAGACATCGCGATCCAGGAGGCCCAGCGCCTCAACATCCCGGTGGCTGCGATCGTCGACACCAATTCCGACCCGAAGGGCATCACCTACGTGGTGCCGGGCAATGACGACGCCGGTCGTGCGATCTCGCTCTATTGCGACCTCGTCGCCCGTGCGGCGATCGACGGCATCTCGCGCGCCCAGGGCGATTCCGGCATCGACATCGGGGCGTCGGCCCGTCCGGTCGCCGAAGAGCTGCCCACCACCGCCGGCTTCCAGGGCCTTGCCGGCCCGCGCGGCGCCGCCGACGACCTCAAGAAGCTCCCGGGCGTGTCGGGCGCGATCGAGAAGAAGTTCAACGACCTCGGCATCTTCCACTTTTGGCAGCTCGCCGAGCTCGACCACGACACCGCGCACACGATCGGCGAAGAAGTCGGTCTGCCAAGCCGTGCGGATGCCTGGGTGGCCAAGGCCAAGGCGCTGACCGCGGAAGCGGAATAGTCAAAAAGAGCGATGGGTTGGCCGGATAGACTCCGGCCACCATTTCAGTTGACGCGAATTCCTGAGATGGACCGCGGCGGGGCAATTCAGAGTGCCACGCCGCGGCAAACCGGCAGGCAAAAAGGATTTTCAACGATGGCAACGATCACAGCTGCGATGGTCAAGGATCTGCGCGAATCGACCGGCGCAGGCATGATGGACTGCAAGGCCGCGCTCACCGAGACCAGCGGCGACATGGAAGCGGCGCAGGACTGGCTGCGCAAGAAGGGCCTGTCCAAGGCTGCCAAAAAGTCGGGCCGCGTCGCAGCCGAGGGCCTGATCGGCGCGCTCACCAAGGGCACCAAGGGTGTCGTGGTCGAGGTCAATTCCGAGACCGACTTCGTCGCGCGCAACGGCCAGTTCCAGGGCCTCGTCAAGATGATCGCCCAGGTCGCCTTCGACGTCGGCGCCGATGCCGAGAAGATCAAGGCCGCCAAGGTCGGCGACGTCACGGTGGAAGCCGCGATCAATGACGCGATCGCCACCATCGGCGAGAACATGACGTTGCGCCGTGCTGCTTCGCTCGAAGTGAGCCAGGGCGTGGTGTCGCATTACATCCACAACGCAGTCGTCGAAGGCGCCGGCAAGATCGGCGTGATATTGGCGCTGGAATCGCCCGGCAAGGCCGACGAACTAGCCGTGCTCGGCCGCCAGCTCGCGATGCATGTCGCGGCCGCCAAGCCGTTGGCGCTGGATCCGACCGGCCTCGATCCGGCGGTCGTGAAGCGCGAGAAGGATGTGCTGGCCGACAAATATCGCCAGCAGGGCAAGCCCGAGAACGTCATCGAGAAGATCGTCGAGTCCGGCCTGAAGACCTACTACAAGGAAGTCTGCCTGCTTGATCAGGCCTTCATCCACGACAGCGGCAAGTCCGTTGCCCAAGCGGTGAAGGAAGCTGAGGGTAAGGTCGGCGGTCCGATCAAAATCGCGGGCTTTGT is part of the Bradyrhizobium commune genome and harbors:
- a CDS encoding DUF2846 domain-containing protein, with translation MLRLCLLLLAVGAGLAGCVSDQVGTDFASVSQKIGPPRAGQSRVVFLQDKRQGLSMALCACEVKLDGTPLGKVIAGKYAYADRPAGRHELLVTEALFPGDTKREIVMESGRTQFYLIKSSPRHDAATGGAVLGGLIGLAAVSVATAGEANPGPAELVPLDEATARTKLAELQAVD
- a CDS encoding carbonic anhydrase, with protein sequence MCEKCARDAAAQRGPSRRSLIHLTVSALSLAAVGSALAKESKAPPKPQNVLSPEASLKRLMEGNARYVDGVTRRHDFKHEREALAGGQNPFAAVLSCADSRIAPEYAFDTGRGDLFVCRVAGNFAGTETIASLEYAVAVLNAPLILVLGHDACGAVDATIKAIKDNSPPPGHIPSLVDAIAPSAKAAMQQGGDVLDKAIRQNVLDNVAKLKSAAPILNAGVEQGKLKVVGGIYRLTTGAVDLVAQA
- a CDS encoding caspase family protein, whose protein sequence is MRGTPKLFIAFLLPILLLAMGTFGPVRAQQPEKRIALVVGNGAYAKSPLATTANDAGLIAQTLQAAGFDVVGARDLDGDTLRKSLRDFIQKAQASGPGTVAMIYLAGYGVQLAGENYFIPVDSNITRDTDVPTEGLRLSDYLRQLASIPLKANIVVLDAARAQPFIEGGQAIASGLALVEPDPNMLIAFNAAPGTVAPEEPGPYGIYAQSLAEMIRTGGLSLPEVFDRVRLRVNEASKGAQVPWDEQKVSSQFAFFERGPDAPPPQAAPDQVAAIRNKPIRDLGAQDAYAAALERDTLPAYEEFLAAYPGDPLAKRVVAIVAARREAITWRRTYRTDTPEAYWSYLHRYPRGPHAGDARRRLAILTAPVEPPPAFAMIDYDVPPPPPEEVVYVDRPVLLFGDPVFGFAPPPPPPVYYLPPPPPDFIVLPPPLPVVGLFVLPQPVFVPIPLFVRPPLYVAPPPNNIIYQNIHNTTVINTVINQAPAPPPAGNAAAAAIVAANGAGRAGALTPVPGAVRQQAMAIQTNPGQQLKPSQAAFVSNPTAKPAAMQVKPVNATSTAVAPPPAPPAGHALPVPGTQNTPPAPAGAAGPQPNKLAPTATAPANTLPQAHPNAAMAPATATAPAGGSPTAAPTSKPPVAATAPTSGPLERAKKSTAHEPATTVPSVTPAGKPAVASTRPTVPVSPPPSAAREQLKPQNQRVTPAQAAKPAPSARPQAVARPPSPPPARAAAPPPRPAPVAAARPSPPPAARPAPPPPPRVAAAPPRPAAPPPRPAAPKKCPPNQPKC
- a CDS encoding 30S ribosomal protein S2: MALPDFTMRQLLEAGVHFGHQSHRWNPKMAPFIFGTRNNIHIVDLAQTVPMLHGALQAVSDTVAKGGRILFVGTKRQAQDGVADAAKRCAQYFVNSRWLGGTLTNWKTISASIKRLRHLDEVLAGGEASSYTKKERLTLQRERDKLDRSLGGIKDMGGLPDMIFVIDTNKEDIAIQEAQRLNIPVAAIVDTNSDPKGITYVVPGNDDAGRAISLYCDLVARAAIDGISRAQGDSGIDIGASARPVAEELPTTAGFQGLAGPRGAADDLKKLPGVSGAIEKKFNDLGIFHFWQLAELDHDTAHTIGEEVGLPSRADAWVAKAKALTAEAE
- the tsf gene encoding translation elongation factor Ts; amino-acid sequence: MATITAAMVKDLRESTGAGMMDCKAALTETSGDMEAAQDWLRKKGLSKAAKKSGRVAAEGLIGALTKGTKGVVVEVNSETDFVARNGQFQGLVKMIAQVAFDVGADAEKIKAAKVGDVTVEAAINDAIATIGENMTLRRAASLEVSQGVVSHYIHNAVVEGAGKIGVILALESPGKADELAVLGRQLAMHVAAAKPLALDPTGLDPAVVKREKDVLADKYRQQGKPENVIEKIVESGLKTYYKEVCLLDQAFIHDSGKSVAQAVKEAEGKVGGPIKIAGFVNYALGEGIEKQESDFAAEVAAASGKK